One window of Rasiella rasia genomic DNA carries:
- the lpxD gene encoding UDP-3-O-(3-hydroxymyristoyl)glucosamine N-acyltransferase: MKFKASQIAGILNGEVEGNEDVEVSKLSKIEEGTHGSLTFLANPKYTSYIYTTQASITIVNADFVVENEISTTLIRVEDAYKAFSTLLEYYNQVKMNKSGIEQPVFISETATYPDEIYLGAFSYLGENVVLGKNAKIYPNAYIGDNVTIGDNVVVFAGAKIYSETVIGNNCVIHSGAIVGADGFGYTPNEKGEYTKVPQTGNVIIEDNVDVGAGTTIDRATLGSTIIRKGVKLDNQIQIAHNVEIGKNTVIAAQTGIAGSTKIGESCQIGGQVGIVGHLSIGNQVRIQAQSGIGRNVKDKETLQGSPALNYGDYNKSYVHFKNLPSIIQRFNTLEKKSNND, from the coding sequence ATGAAATTTAAAGCCAGCCAGATTGCAGGAATTTTAAACGGCGAAGTAGAGGGGAATGAAGACGTCGAAGTTTCTAAATTATCAAAAATTGAAGAAGGTACCCATGGGAGTTTGACATTTCTTGCTAACCCAAAGTACACTTCTTACATATACACTACACAGGCATCTATAACAATTGTTAATGCCGATTTTGTTGTTGAAAATGAAATTTCAACAACTCTCATAAGGGTAGAAGATGCCTACAAAGCATTTTCTACACTGCTTGAATACTACAATCAAGTTAAGATGAATAAATCGGGTATAGAACAACCTGTATTTATTAGTGAAACTGCTACGTATCCAGACGAAATTTACCTTGGTGCTTTTAGCTATTTAGGCGAAAACGTAGTCCTTGGTAAAAATGCCAAAATTTATCCCAACGCTTATATAGGAGATAATGTGACGATTGGAGATAACGTAGTTGTCTTTGCGGGAGCTAAAATTTATTCTGAAACTGTTATTGGAAATAATTGCGTAATACATAGTGGTGCCATTGTTGGTGCAGATGGATTTGGATATACACCAAACGAGAAGGGAGAATATACTAAAGTACCACAAACAGGGAATGTGATTATTGAAGACAATGTAGATGTTGGAGCTGGTACAACAATAGATCGCGCCACATTGGGGTCTACAATTATTCGCAAAGGAGTAAAGCTAGACAACCAGATACAAATTGCCCACAACGTAGAAATTGGGAAAAACACAGTGATTGCCGCGCAAACAGGTATTGCAGGCTCTACAAAAATTGGCGAAAGTTGCCAAATTGGCGGACAGGTTGGTATTGTAGGGCACTTAAGTATTGGCAATCAAGTACGCATACAAGCGCAAAGTGGAATTGGTAGAAATGTGAAGGATAAAGAAACCTTACAAGGGTCTCCAGCACTAAACTATGGTGATTACAATAAGAGTTATGTGCATTTTAAAAATTTACCATCAATCATACAGCGTTTTAATACATTAGAAAAAAAATCGAATAATGACTGA
- the sucD gene encoding succinate--CoA ligase subunit alpha, translated as MSVLVNKDSKIIVQGFTGSEGTFHAGQMIEYGTNVVGGVTPGKGGQTHLDKPVFNTVSEAVETAGADTSILFVPPAFAADAIMEAADAGIKVIICITEGIPVGDMIKVAHYIKDRDCRLIGPNCPGVITPGEAKVGIMPGFVFKKGKVGVVSKSGTLTYEAADQVVKQGLGITTAIGIGGDPIIGTTTKDAVEMLINDPETEAVVMIGEIGGQLEADAANWYKESGSKKPVVGFIAGETAPAGRTMGHAGAIVGGSDDTAQAKKKIMRECGIHVVDSPAEIGKKVAEVLG; from the coding sequence ATGAGCGTTTTAGTAAATAAAGATTCAAAGATTATCGTGCAAGGTTTTACAGGAAGTGAAGGAACTTTCCATGCAGGCCAAATGATTGAATACGGTACAAATGTAGTAGGTGGAGTTACACCTGGAAAAGGTGGACAAACACATCTAGACAAACCTGTTTTCAATACCGTTTCTGAAGCGGTTGAGACTGCTGGAGCAGATACTTCAATTCTTTTTGTGCCGCCAGCATTTGCTGCAGATGCTATTATGGAAGCTGCAGACGCAGGTATCAAAGTTATTATTTGTATTACCGAAGGAATTCCTGTAGGTGATATGATTAAAGTTGCTCACTATATTAAAGATAGAGATTGTCGCTTAATTGGACCAAACTGCCCAGGAGTTATTACTCCAGGTGAGGCAAAAGTTGGTATTATGCCAGGATTTGTGTTTAAGAAGGGCAAGGTTGGGGTTGTATCTAAGTCAGGTACATTAACCTATGAGGCGGCAGATCAGGTCGTAAAACAAGGATTAGGAATTACAACGGCAATTGGTATTGGTGGTGACCCAATTATTGGAACTACAACCAAAGACGCAGTTGAAATGCTAATTAACGATCCAGAAACCGAAGCCGTGGTAATGATTGGTGAAATTGGAGGTCAGTTAGAAGCAGACGCTGCTAATTGGTACAAAGAAAGTGGTAGTAAAAAACCAGTGGTCGGATTTATAGCTGGAGAAACAGCACCTGCGGGGAGAACCATGGGACATGCTGGTGCCATTGTAGGTGGAAGCGATGACACTGCTCAAGCAAAGAAAAAAATTATGAGAGAATGTGGAATTCACGTTGTGGATTCTCCTGCAGAAATCGGTAAAAAAGTTGCCGAAGTTTTAGGATAA
- the lpxA gene encoding acyl-ACP--UDP-N-acetylglucosamine O-acyltransferase has product MNQPLAYVHPGAKIAKNVVIEPFTTIHNNVVIGEGTWIGSNVTIMEGARIGKNCNIFPGAVISATPQDLKFQDEETTAEIGDNTTIREYVTVNRGTIDRGKTVIGKNCLIMAYCHIAHDCFVGDYCIFSNNSTLAGHITVGNHVVLAGMTAVHQFCMIGNHAFVTGGSLVRKDVPPYVKAAREPLSYVGINSIGLRRRGFETNKIQEIQNIYRILYQKTYNNTQASEIIEAEMEATPERDEILQFIKNSKRGIMKGYFQN; this is encoded by the coding sequence ATGAACCAACCGCTAGCATACGTACATCCTGGTGCTAAAATTGCCAAGAATGTGGTGATTGAGCCTTTTACAACCATTCATAATAACGTTGTAATTGGAGAAGGAACATGGATAGGCTCTAACGTTACGATTATGGAAGGGGCTCGAATTGGTAAAAACTGTAATATCTTCCCTGGTGCTGTAATATCTGCAACACCTCAAGATTTAAAGTTTCAAGATGAAGAAACAACAGCAGAGATAGGAGATAATACCACAATAAGAGAATATGTCACTGTAAATCGCGGTACCATAGATAGAGGGAAAACAGTAATTGGAAAAAACTGCCTAATTATGGCATATTGCCACATTGCACACGATTGTTTTGTGGGCGATTACTGCATTTTTTCGAATAATAGTACCTTGGCAGGACATATTACCGTAGGAAATCATGTTGTTTTAGCAGGAATGACGGCAGTTCATCAGTTTTGTATGATTGGTAACCACGCGTTTGTAACTGGAGGATCTCTAGTTCGTAAAGATGTACCACCGTATGTAAAAGCAGCACGGGAGCCTTTATCTTATGTAGGTATTAATTCTATTGGATTAAGACGAAGAGGGTTTGAAACAAATAAAATTCAGGAAATTCAGAATATTTATAGAATCTTATACCAAAAGACATATAACAATACACAGGCTTCAGAAATTATTGAAGCCGAAATGGAAGCAACGCCAGAACGCGATGAAATCCTACAGTTTATAAAAAACTCGAAACGAGGTATCATGAAAGGGTACTTTCAGAACTAA
- the efp gene encoding elongation factor P codes for MASTSDIRKGLCIHYNHDIYKIIEFLHVKPGKGPAFVRTKLKSVTTGKVIDNTFSAGHKIEDVRVETHKFQFLYQEGDFYHFMNTEDYTQIRLMKDALDTPELMKEGEVVTVLINTEDNAPLSVDLPAHVILEVTATEPGVKGNTATNATKPATVETGAQINVPLFINEGDKIRVDTEKGQYQERIKE; via the coding sequence ATGGCATCAACATCAGACATTAGAAAAGGATTGTGCATACATTACAATCACGATATTTATAAAATTATCGAGTTTTTACACGTAAAACCAGGAAAAGGTCCTGCATTTGTGCGAACTAAGTTAAAAAGTGTTACCACCGGAAAAGTTATTGACAACACATTTTCTGCAGGTCATAAAATTGAAGACGTACGAGTAGAGACCCACAAGTTTCAGTTTTTATATCAGGAAGGCGATTTTTATCACTTTATGAATACAGAAGATTATACGCAAATACGTTTAATGAAAGATGCCTTAGACACTCCAGAACTCATGAAAGAAGGGGAGGTTGTAACCGTATTAATTAATACAGAAGACAACGCACCACTATCTGTAGATCTACCCGCTCATGTTATTTTAGAAGTTACGGCTACAGAGCCTGGCGTAAAAGGAAATACTGCCACGAATGCAACAAAGCCAGCTACCGTTGAAACTGGCGCACAAATTAACGTACCTTTATTTATTAACGAAGGTGATAAAATTAGAGTAGATACCGAGAAAGGACAGTATCAGGAACGTATTAAAGAATAA
- a CDS encoding nuclear transport factor 2 family protein, producing the protein MSDNAKSVVRNFYKSDILKDDTVLEQYFHKDIELIWNSTDGLTIMHYADLDAFFAEVRRTYHDLRAEVSHFLEDEGHVTIRYKYYIRTVENPDEELGIAHFICIWEVKDGKLYRGYQVSQPVTEKDDTTESYQRVKV; encoded by the coding sequence ATGAGTGATAACGCAAAAAGCGTAGTAAGAAATTTCTACAAATCAGACATACTTAAAGACGATACTGTTCTAGAACAGTATTTTCATAAAGACATTGAATTAATCTGGAATAGTACAGACGGATTAACAATCATGCACTACGCAGATCTAGATGCTTTTTTTGCTGAAGTGCGTAGAACCTACCACGACTTGCGTGCAGAGGTGAGTCATTTTTTGGAAGATGAAGGTCACGTTACTATTAGATACAAATATTACATTAGAACCGTTGAAAATCCAGACGAAGAGCTAGGTATCGCACATTTTATATGTATATGGGAAGTGAAAGACGGCAAACTCTATAGAGGATATCAGGTAAGTCAGCCTGTAACAGAAAAAGATGATACAACAGAATCTTACCAGAGAGTTAAGGTGTAA
- the tsaE gene encoding tRNA (adenosine(37)-N6)-threonylcarbamoyltransferase complex ATPase subunit type 1 TsaE, translating into MELTYTLQELPEIAGKVLSAATTKTLLFYGEMGVGKTTFINVLAKKLGVSEVMGSPTFSIVNEYELANDLLYHFDCYRIETEDEALDIGIEDYLDSGHWCFIEWPERIESLLPKDTTRIQLTKNQNGSRTVYIESL; encoded by the coding sequence ATGGAGTTAACCTATACACTTCAAGAATTGCCAGAGATAGCTGGCAAAGTGCTATCGGCCGCTACTACAAAAACCCTATTATTTTATGGGGAGATGGGAGTGGGAAAAACTACATTTATTAACGTTTTGGCGAAGAAACTAGGTGTTTCTGAGGTTATGGGAAGCCCCACATTCTCGATTGTAAATGAGTATGAGCTAGCAAATGATCTACTATACCATTTTGATTGTTATAGAATTGAAACTGAAGATGAGGCTCTAGATATTGGAATTGAAGATTATTTAGATTCGGGTCATTGGTGTTTTATAGAGTGGCCAGAACGCATTGAAAGTTTATTACCAAAAGATACAACACGCATACAACTAACAAAAAACCAAAATGGAAGTAGAACCGTATATATAGAAAGCCTATGA
- a CDS encoding HD domain-containing protein — protein MKPRNKLKIINDPIYGFITVPSELIFELIEHRYFQRLRRISQMGMSYLVYPGAHHTRFHHALGAMFLMQKAVRVLRSKTTEITSEEEHALYIAILLHDIGHGPFSHAMEHSIVENVSHEHVSLLMMQSLNEQFNGELTLAITIFKNEYHRSFLHQLVSGQLDMDRLDYLRRDSFYTGVSEGAVNSERLITMLNVIDDNLVVEEKGIYSVEKFIVARRLMYWQVYLHKTSLVAEQLLVRLLKRAKQLADEGTVLPASNALSFFLKNHISATDFSTEILDTFAALDDYDIISAMKTWALNEDFVLAELSRMLLQRDLLKIKLKKKPISEEKISLKISEVRNKHNLTKEEATYFVFTGLIENQAYNMKKDTINLITKTGKVVDVAKASDQLNIEALSKKVVKYYLCYPKAH, from the coding sequence TTGAAGCCAAGAAATAAACTAAAAATTATTAACGATCCTATTTACGGTTTTATTACCGTGCCCTCAGAACTTATTTTTGAACTTATAGAACATCGTTATTTTCAACGATTACGTCGTATTTCTCAAATGGGGATGAGTTATTTGGTCTATCCAGGCGCCCATCATACAAGATTTCACCATGCTTTAGGCGCCATGTTTTTAATGCAAAAAGCAGTTCGGGTATTGAGGTCTAAAACCACCGAAATTACTTCAGAAGAAGAACATGCACTATATATTGCAATTCTATTACACGATATAGGTCATGGCCCATTTAGTCATGCTATGGAACATAGTATAGTAGAAAATGTGTCGCATGAGCATGTTTCGCTACTTATGATGCAATCCTTAAACGAACAATTTAATGGAGAACTTACATTGGCCATTACCATATTTAAGAACGAATATCACAGATCTTTCTTACACCAACTCGTTTCTGGGCAATTAGACATGGACCGTCTAGATTACTTAAGACGAGATAGCTTTTATACAGGGGTGTCTGAAGGTGCAGTAAATTCAGAGCGATTAATTACCATGTTAAATGTGATAGACGACAATTTGGTGGTAGAAGAAAAGGGAATTTACTCGGTAGAGAAATTTATTGTGGCCCGTAGACTTATGTACTGGCAAGTGTATTTACATAAAACTAGTTTGGTTGCAGAACAACTTTTGGTGAGATTGCTAAAACGAGCTAAACAGTTAGCAGATGAAGGAACTGTATTGCCAGCGAGTAACGCACTTTCTTTTTTTCTGAAAAATCATATTTCTGCGACCGATTTCTCTACGGAAATTTTAGACACTTTTGCTGCTTTAGACGATTATGATATTATTTCGGCAATGAAAACATGGGCTTTAAACGAGGACTTCGTATTAGCAGAATTATCTAGAATGTTGCTCCAACGTGATTTGCTGAAGATAAAACTGAAAAAAAAGCCTATTTCCGAAGAAAAAATATCACTTAAGATTTCCGAAGTGAGAAATAAACACAATCTAACCAAAGAGGAAGCAACGTATTTTGTATTTACGGGTCTAATAGAGAATCAGGCATATAACATGAAAAAAGATACTATTAACCTTATTACAAAAACAGGAAAGGTAGTTGATGTGGCCAAAGCAAGTGACCAATTAAACATAGAAGCGCTGTCTAAAAAGGTGGTAAAATATTATCTGTGTTATCCAAAAGCCCATTAG
- the fabG gene encoding 3-oxoacyl-[acyl-carrier-protein] reductase: protein MKLLEGKTAIITGGSRGIGKGIVETFAQHGANVAFTYNSSAEAAEALAKELSKDGVTVKAYKSNAASFDESQELAAEVLKDFGSIDVLINNAGITKDNLLMRISEEDFDQVIEVNLKSVFNMTKAVQRTMLKQRKGSIINMSSVVGVKGNAGQTNYAASKAGILGFTKSVALELGSRDIRCNAIAPGFIETEMTGKLDEATVQSWRDAIPLKRGGTPEDIANMCVFLASDMSGYVTGQVLNVDGGMLT, encoded by the coding sequence ATGAAACTATTAGAAGGAAAAACAGCAATCATCACAGGTGGAAGTCGTGGTATTGGTAAAGGTATTGTAGAAACGTTTGCACAACACGGAGCAAATGTAGCATTTACATATAATTCAAGCGCAGAGGCGGCAGAAGCATTGGCTAAAGAACTATCTAAAGATGGTGTAACTGTAAAAGCCTACAAAAGCAATGCAGCAAGTTTCGACGAATCTCAAGAGTTGGCTGCCGAAGTCCTAAAAGATTTTGGAAGTATTGATGTCTTAATAAACAATGCTGGAATTACCAAAGATAATTTGCTAATGCGTATTTCAGAAGAAGACTTCGACCAAGTTATAGAAGTTAATTTGAAGTCGGTTTTTAATATGACTAAAGCCGTACAACGCACTATGCTTAAGCAACGTAAAGGTTCTATCATTAACATGAGCTCTGTGGTTGGTGTGAAAGGAAACGCTGGACAAACAAATTACGCTGCTTCTAAAGCAGGAATTTTGGGCTTCACAAAATCTGTTGCGCTAGAGTTAGGGTCAAGAGACATTAGATGTAATGCCATTGCACCTGGTTTTATTGAAACAGAAATGACAGGTAAACTAGACGAAGCTACTGTACAGTCTTGGAGAGATGCTATTCCGCTAAAAAGAGGAGGGACACCAGAAGATATTGCAAATATGTGTGTGTTCTTAGCAAGTGACATGTCAGGCTATGTAACAGGCCAAGTTCTTAACGTTGATGGCGGAATGCTAACCTAA
- a CDS encoding bifunctional UDP-3-O-[3-hydroxymyristoyl] N-acetylglucosamine deacetylase/3-hydroxyacyl-ACP dehydratase, whose product MTDCNLAKQTTIAKEIVLKGVGLHTGKEVTLTFKPAPENHGYTFVRVDLEGSPVIEADANYVVNTQRGTNLEKRGVKIQTSEHVLAALVGMQVDNCILELNASEPPIMDGSSKYFVEAIEKAGVIEQDAVRNEYVVTEVISYMDEESGSEITVIPAEEYQVTTMVDFGTKVLGTQNASLKHISEFKDEIADARTFSFLHEIEMLLDHGLIQGGDLNNAIVYVDKELSPETMEKLRSAFKKDKISVKPNGILDNLTLHYPNEAARHKLLDVIGDLALVGTRIRGKVIANKPGHFVNTQFAKKLSQRIKLEKRNNIPKFNPHATPEKDVNAIMAMLPHRPPFLFVDKILELSSTHVVGLKNVTMNEPFFVGHFPGAPVMPGVLIVEAMAQTGGILALSTVPDPENYLTFFMKINNVKFKQQVNPGDTLFFKLELITPIRRGIVHMQGNAYANDKLVTEAELMAQIVKTKNT is encoded by the coding sequence ATGACTGATTGCAACTTAGCCAAACAGACAACAATAGCCAAAGAGATTGTTCTTAAAGGCGTTGGACTTCACACCGGAAAGGAAGTGACGCTTACCTTTAAACCAGCCCCTGAAAATCACGGATATACTTTTGTACGTGTTGATTTAGAGGGTAGCCCTGTAATAGAGGCAGATGCTAATTACGTTGTGAATACCCAACGTGGAACCAACCTAGAAAAGCGAGGGGTAAAAATTCAGACTTCAGAGCATGTATTAGCAGCTTTGGTGGGGATGCAAGTAGATAACTGTATTCTTGAACTAAATGCGTCTGAACCGCCTATAATGGATGGGTCTTCTAAGTATTTTGTTGAAGCTATTGAAAAAGCTGGCGTTATAGAACAAGATGCGGTACGTAATGAATATGTGGTAACAGAAGTGATTTCGTACATGGACGAAGAATCGGGTAGCGAAATTACGGTAATTCCTGCAGAAGAGTACCAAGTTACTACCATGGTAGACTTTGGAACCAAAGTGTTAGGTACACAAAACGCTTCTTTAAAGCATATTTCAGAATTCAAAGATGAAATTGCAGATGCACGTACTTTCAGTTTCTTACATGAGATTGAAATGTTACTAGATCACGGTTTAATACAAGGTGGCGATTTAAATAACGCCATTGTGTATGTAGATAAAGAGCTTTCGCCTGAAACCATGGAGAAGCTTAGAAGCGCCTTTAAAAAAGATAAAATTTCAGTAAAACCAAACGGAATATTAGACAATTTAACGCTTCATTATCCTAACGAAGCAGCTAGACATAAGCTGTTAGATGTTATTGGCGATTTAGCCCTTGTAGGGACTCGCATTCGCGGAAAAGTAATTGCTAACAAACCTGGGCATTTTGTAAACACACAATTTGCAAAGAAACTTTCTCAACGTATAAAATTGGAAAAACGAAATAACATCCCAAAATTCAATCCGCACGCAACTCCAGAAAAAGATGTGAATGCAATTATGGCTATGCTACCGCACAGACCACCATTCTTATTTGTCGATAAAATTTTAGAGTTAAGTTCTACGCATGTTGTTGGATTAAAGAATGTAACCATGAACGAGCCCTTTTTTGTTGGGCATTTTCCTGGAGCACCCGTAATGCCTGGCGTTTTAATTGTAGAAGCAATGGCACAAACAGGTGGTATATTGGCTTTAAGTACCGTGCCAGATCCTGAGAACTATCTAACATTTTTTATGAAAATAAACAATGTTAAGTTTAAACAACAAGTAAACCCAGGTGATACTTTATTCTTTAAACTAGAGTTAATAACACCTATTAGAAGGGGAATTGTTCATATGCAAGGTAACGCCTATGCAAATGATAAATTAGTAACAGAGGCCGAACTAATGGCACAGATAGTAAAAACCAAAAACACATGA
- the porX gene encoding T9SS response regulator signal transducer PorX, with product MNDIKVLWVDDEIDLLKPHIIFLESKNYKVTTAQSGTEALEEIDNEVFDIVFLDENMPGLTGLETLAELKEKQASLPVVMITKSEEEYIMEEAIGSKIADYLIKPVNPHQILLSLKKNLDHSRLVSQKTTSNYQQEFRKIAMDLSMINSYEGWAELYQKLVYWELELEDIEDTGMFEILESQKTEANTQFCKFIDKNYPSWFDHGADAPTMSHTLFKEKILPEIENTPTLLVVVDNLRYDQWKAFEPFLNSSYKKKNEELFYSILPTATQYSRNAIFSGLMPSDMEKLHPNYWLNDTDEGGKNMFEKQFLEAQLKRLGKNLSWSYHKISSLKQGKRLSDNFRSHKDEDLIAVVYNFVDMLSHSKTEMEVIKELASNDKSYRSLTQSWFKNSPLMDIIQQASNLGFKLIITTDHGTINVKNPSKVIGDKNTSLNLRYKTGKSLTYEDKDVLAAKDPKTIHLPSINMSSSFIFAKGDLFFAYPNNFNHYVGYYRNTYQHGGVSLEEMIIPFAVLNPK from the coding sequence ATGAACGACATAAAAGTACTTTGGGTAGACGATGAAATAGATTTGTTGAAACCGCACATTATATTTCTTGAAAGTAAAAATTACAAGGTAACTACAGCCCAAAGTGGTACAGAAGCTTTAGAAGAAATTGATAATGAAGTTTTTGATATTGTTTTTCTTGACGAAAATATGCCAGGCTTAACAGGATTAGAGACGTTAGCCGAATTAAAAGAAAAACAAGCTTCTTTACCTGTTGTGATGATTACCAAGAGTGAAGAAGAGTATATTATGGAAGAAGCTATTGGCAGCAAAATTGCCGATTATCTTATTAAGCCTGTAAATCCGCATCAAATTTTATTGAGTTTAAAGAAAAATTTAGACCACTCTCGCTTGGTGTCGCAGAAGACCACCTCTAACTATCAGCAAGAATTTAGAAAAATTGCCATGGACCTGTCTATGATTAATAGTTATGAAGGCTGGGCAGAGTTGTATCAAAAATTGGTGTACTGGGAGTTAGAGCTAGAAGATATTGAAGACACGGGAATGTTTGAGATCTTAGAATCGCAAAAAACTGAAGCTAATACACAGTTTTGCAAGTTCATAGATAAAAACTACCCTTCTTGGTTTGACCACGGAGCAGATGCTCCCACAATGTCACACACCTTATTTAAAGAGAAGATTTTACCTGAAATTGAAAACACACCTACGCTATTAGTAGTTGTAGACAACTTACGTTACGACCAATGGAAAGCCTTTGAGCCATTTTTAAATAGCAGCTATAAAAAGAAAAATGAAGAGCTCTTTTATAGCATCTTACCCACGGCAACGCAATATTCTAGGAATGCGATATTTTCTGGCTTAATGCCTAGCGACATGGAAAAGTTGCACCCAAATTATTGGTTAAACGATACCGATGAAGGAGGAAAAAACATGTTTGAAAAGCAATTTCTTGAAGCGCAGCTAAAGCGTTTAGGAAAAAATCTATCATGGAGCTACCACAAAATTTCAAGTTTAAAGCAAGGTAAACGACTTTCAGATAATTTTAGAAGTCATAAGGATGAAGACTTAATTGCTGTTGTATACAACTTTGTAGATATGCTCTCGCATTCAAAGACAGAAATGGAGGTAATAAAAGAGTTAGCATCTAACGACAAGTCGTATCGTTCACTTACTCAGAGTTGGTTCAAAAACAGTCCATTAATGGATATTATTCAACAAGCTTCTAATCTTGGCTTTAAATTAATTATTACCACAGACCACGGCACAATTAATGTGAAGAATCCGAGTAAAGTTATTGGGGACAAGAACACGAGCTTAAATTTACGTTATAAAACTGGTAAGAGTCTAACGTATGAAGATAAGGATGTATTAGCTGCTAAAGACCCTAAGACTATCCATTTACCTTCGATTAACATGAGTAGTTCTTTCATTTTTGCGAAAGGTGATTTATTTTTCGCTTATCCTAATAACTTTAATCATTATGTGGGTTATTACCGAAATACATATCAGCATGGTGGTGTTTCGTTAGAGGAAATGATTATTCCCTTTGCTGTATTGAATCCGAAATAG
- a CDS encoding UDP-3-O-(3-hydroxymyristoyl)glucosamine N-acyltransferase codes for MKFNTPQTLQDIATILDCDFVGDADFPVLGMNEIHVVQPGDIVFVDHPKYYDKALQSPATIILINKNVTCPAGKALLISDDPFRDFNSLTNHFNPFVMARAVIADSATIGKNTVIQPNVFVGNNVEIGDDCLIHPNVTIYDNTIIGNNVTIHAGTVLGADAFYYKNRPEKFDKLISGGNVVIKDNVDIGALCTIDKGVTASTTIGAGTKLDNQVHVGHDTVIGELCLIASQVGIAGCVLIENFVTIWGQVGITSGVTIGEKAIISAQSGVSKSLPGHKSYFGTPADDFRKKYKELASIRLIPDIIEKLDNL; via the coding sequence ATGAAATTCAACACCCCACAAACACTTCAAGATATAGCAACTATTTTAGATTGCGACTTTGTGGGTGATGCAGATTTCCCTGTGTTGGGAATGAACGAAATTCATGTGGTGCAACCCGGAGATATTGTTTTTGTAGACCATCCAAAATACTACGATAAGGCACTGCAGTCTCCTGCAACAATTATTCTTATCAATAAAAATGTAACCTGCCCAGCAGGAAAAGCGTTACTCATTAGCGACGATCCGTTTAGAGATTTCAATTCCTTAACCAACCATTTTAACCCTTTTGTAATGGCCAGGGCAGTGATAGCAGATTCTGCTACCATTGGAAAGAACACGGTAATACAGCCTAATGTTTTTGTGGGAAATAATGTGGAAATAGGCGACGATTGCCTTATACACCCTAATGTTACCATTTACGACAATACAATCATTGGAAACAATGTAACTATTCATGCGGGTACTGTATTGGGGGCTGATGCTTTTTACTATAAAAACCGCCCAGAAAAGTTTGATAAACTAATAAGTGGGGGTAATGTTGTTATTAAAGACAATGTAGATATAGGAGCGCTGTGTACCATAGATAAAGGTGTAACCGCTTCTACTACTATTGGTGCTGGCACAAAGCTAGACAACCAGGTTCATGTTGGACATGACACCGTAATTGGTGAACTCTGCCTAATAGCGTCACAAGTAGGGATTGCAGGCTGTGTTTTAATTGAAAATTTTGTAACCATTTGGGGACAGGTAGGTATAACAAGCGGCGTCACTATTGGTGAAAAAGCTATCATTTCTGCGCAAAGCGGCGTGAGCAAGTCGTTACCAGGACATAAATCGTATTTTGGAACTCCAGCAGACGATTTCAGAAAGAAATACAAAGAATTAGCCTCTATTAGGTTGATACCGGATATTATTGAAAAATTAGATAATTTATAA